The Ochotona princeps isolate mOchPri1 chromosome 17, mOchPri1.hap1, whole genome shotgun sequence genome segment CCTGTGTCCTGCCGTGGGAGGCGTCTTACCTGCTAGGCCAAGGCCTACCACACACCATGCCACGGAGTGTTCCTGTTCCCCAGCAGGGGTATGACCTTAGCCGGGAGTCACGGTTGTCCTTCCTGCTTTGCGGCTCAGAGGCCACACCAGCATCACGCTGGTCCTGTGGGAGAAGTCAGGGGTGGTTCGCACTTGAATTGGGGCAGGCACTGAATTTTGGTTCTGGGGTACTACCACAACCATTGCCCTTGGAAGGTCATGGTCAgggcagggaagcagcagcagtgccGCACGCTGAACGCGGCGACAGGCTTTGCTTCAGGGTCAGTGGGCCATGGGCCAGCGTTGGGATGGTGGTTGAAATGCCGCTTGGGGTACCTGCGGCCCTTGTGGGAGTGCTGCACTTCCAGTTCAGGAGCACCCAAGGCAGTGGGTGACGGAGGCCCAAGTAGCCAGTTCCCCACTGCCCGGGACgggggagacttggactgagctcctggctcctggcttcggctctgcCCAGCAATGACCATTGCAAGCATTCAGGGAGTTAGCCAGCcaactctctgcctttaaaaatcctGCTGATTGTgcctggcactatagcctagtggctaaagtgcttgccttgctgTGCCGGGATCAcacatgggccccagttcatgtcccagctgctccactttccatccagctccctgcttgtggcctgggaaagcagtagagaatggcccaaagccttgggaccctgcacccacgtgggagacctggaagaagcttctggctcctggcttcggatcggctcagctccggctgttgcagccatttgggggggggggtgaaccaggggatggacgagcttctctttgtatctccgcctttataataataataataaatcctgcTGACTAATGGGCGTGTTGGGGACACTGTGACTTCCCTTCGCAGGTGGGTGCAGGTGGCCTGCCCGCGCCTCTCCATCGACTGGGGCACAGCCTTTCCCAAGCCCCTGCTGACGCCCTATGAGGTAATACCAAGTCCCCCACCTCTCTGGGCGAGGGGGCGCTGCACCTCCTCGCTCGGGGAGGTCTCCGTGGAGTGGGAGGGTGGGCAGCACAGCTGTTTCCTGGGGGCCTGCCGCCCAGCCCGCTTCGGTGTGCAGGGTGCGGGGCCGGGCCCGTACACACCTCCGTCCCCGGCTGGCTCTCCCCCAGGCGGCCGTGGCCCTGACGGACGTGCCCTGGCAGCAGCCCTACCCCATGGACTTCTACGCCAGCAGCTCCTTGGGGCCGTGGACCGTGAACCACGGCCGGGCCCGGGCCGCCCCGGGGAAGGTAGGGGAGCCGCCGCGAGCCGAGGGCGCCGCCGCGTGGCCACGACGGGGAGCGCAGGGAGCGGGGCGGAGCAAGCAGCGCAGGCGACGTCCTGATCCAGGTCTCGACCCCCGTGCAGGAGGGGTGCGGGCGCCCGAGCGCAGCGCCGGGGTGCGGGGCCTGCAGCTGCCGGGACGCGGAGGAGGCGCCGCCGGCCCCGTGAGCGCGCCGGGGGGGGGGTCTCAGGTATGCGCCCCGCTGCGCCTGCGCGCGTCCCCGCCCTGCTGTCATGGCAGCGCCCCGCCCTCTCGCGTCCACTTCCGCTCGGGGCAGGGCCGCTTCCGGTGCCTCGAGCACGCGGCGGCGGACCATGGCAGCTCCGCGGCCGTTGCGCGTGCTGTGTCTGGCGGGCTTCCGGCAGAGCGAGCGGGGCTTCCGAGAGAAGACTGGAGCTCTGAGGAAGGCGCTGCGGGGCCGCGCCGAGCTTGTGTGCCTCAGCGGCCCGCACCCGGTCTGTGAGGGCGCGGGGCCGGACCCCGGTGAGCCGCACCCCGCGTCCCGCCCGGAGTGCACCCCGGGCCCCCCGagcccctctgtccctcccttggcCCCGCGCCCACCCCGGGCCCCCCGCGCCCACCCCGAGCCCCTCAGTCCCTCCCTTGGCCCGCGCCCACCTCGGGCCCCCTGagcccctctgtccctcccttggcCCGCGCCCACCCCGGGCCCCCTGAGCCCCGCTGTCCCGCCCGCAGGTGCCCGCGCCCCGGAGGAGCAGCCCCGCGGCTGGTGGTTTTCCGACGCGGCCGCCGACGACTTCTCGGCGCTGGAGGAGCCCGCGGCGTGCCGGGGGCTGCCCGAGGCCCTGGGCGCGGTGGCCGCGGCGCTGAGCAGCCAGGGGCCCTTCGACGGCCTCCTGGGCTTCAGCCAGGGCGCCGCGCTGGCCGCGCTCGTGTGCGCGCTGGCCCAGGCCGGGGACCCCCGCTTCGCGCTGCCGCGCTTCGTCATCCTGGTGTCCGGCTTCTGCCCCCGCGGCCCGGCCCTGCAGGAGCCCGTCTGCAGGAGCCCCTTGTCGCTGCCGTCCCTGCATGTTTTCGGGGACACCGACCGCGTCATTCCCGCAGAGGAGAGCGTGCGGCTGGCCAGCCGGTTCCCCGGAGCCGTCACCCTCACCCATGGCGGGGGCCACTTCATCCCGGCCGCCGCCGCCCAGCGCCAAGCCTacctcaagttcttggaccagtTTCTCTCTGCCCCTGGCGCACCCGCGCCAGGGCAGTCGCTGCCCCTTCCTGTCCCTCAGCTTGAGACCTCGCCGTGACCGAGACCGGTTGGAGCACGGCAGTCCATCCTCAGGACTCAAGCCTTGGACCTGGCGGTCCCtggaggaaaggggaggaggaCCCTGGAAcgcccaacttcctgctattcACATATGGAAAAAGCAGAGGACCCTGGAGGAGAGGATGAGGGTGACGGGGAGACGCGGGGCTGCCATGCAGGGAGATGGTGACCCAAATCGCCAGCGTGACTGTCCCAGTCTACTCAGAAGGTCCACGCGGCCTCACCCAGGTGTGCTCCCATAGTTCAGATGTCGGAGGTTCCAACAGGAGGGAAAGGGGCCGCGGTGGCCGAATCCGGGAAAGCTGTGGGtgaggggtgcagggaggagaCCTGACCAGCCTGGGCTGACCCCGGCTTCCCCTGTCGTGGTCCCTGACGTCTGTGTGTGCCTCTCCCTTCAATCCCTGGGCTCTGCTTTCTCCCGATGCCGCGCTGGTGCTAGACCCTGGCCAAAGGTGACCCAGAATAAAACCTTGGCATTAGTGCTGGTCATCACAGCTGTCGCTGCCACGGCCCAGCCCCAAGCCaggctgcttgtcagcctgagcAGCGTCCACTGCTGTCCCCACAGGCCTCCCTCCCGCCTTTGGGACTGcttccctgcctctgcctggcaAACCCGCTGCAGTTGGCACGGCCTTCAGCCATGGGCACCCCAGAATCTCCTTCACTGAGCCTGTTAGGGGTGGGGGTGCAATGCAGAGGATGTGCTGGAACTGCTTGggttccctcctcccaccccattaGAAAGCTGCCCGAGAGTCCAAAaggtggggaggcagcagggtgcTACCGTGTGGAGTGTCTGGAGACCTTTATAGAAAGTTCTGGGAGGGCTGTGGGGATCCCCTTCACGGCAGGCTGCCTCTGCCTTGCATTTGGTGTTAACTTCCACTCCCCCcatccccccatttttttttaaaatattttattagatttacacagagaaggaaaaaaaggcattgatcttgcatgcactggttcagtccccagatggctgcagcagtcggagctgagctgatctgaatgttccaggtgggcacagggtcccaaggctttgggcctttcctCCGCGGCCTCCCCAGgagctccttttttttctttttttaaagatttatttattttattacaaagtcagatattcagagaagaggagagacagagatgaagatcttctgtccgatgattcactccccaagtgagccgcaatggccggtgcgagCCGATCTGAatcaaggaaccaggaacctcttctgggtctcccacgcgggtgcagggtcccaaagctttgggccgtccttaactgctttcccaggccacaagcagagagctggatgggaagtggagctgccgggattagaaccggcgcctatatggcaTCCCGgagtgttgaaggcgaggac includes the following:
- the OVCA2 gene encoding esterase OVCA2 — protein: MAAPRPLRVLCLAGFRQSERGFREKTGALRKALRGRAELVCLSGPHPVCEGAGPDPGARAPEEQPRGWWFSDAAADDFSALEEPAACRGLPEALGAVAAALSSQGPFDGLLGFSQGAALAALVCALAQAGDPRFALPRFVILVSGFCPRGPALQEPVCRSPLSLPSLHVFGDTDRVIPAEESVRLASRFPGAVTLTHGGGHFIPAAAAQRQAYLKFLDQFLSAPGAPAPGQSLPLPVPQLETSP